A stretch of the Capricornis sumatraensis isolate serow.1 chromosome 19, serow.2, whole genome shotgun sequence genome encodes the following:
- the CPLX3 gene encoding complexin-3 yields the protein MAFMVKTMVGGQLKNLTGSLGGCEDKGDGDKSAAEAQGMSREEYEEYQKQLVEEKMERDAQFTQRKAERATLRSHFRDKYRLPKNETDESQIQMAGGDVELPRELAKMIEEDTEEEEERASVLGQLASLPGLDLGSLKDKAQSTLGDLKQSAERCHIM from the exons ATGGCGTTCATGGTGAAGACCATGGTGGGCGGCCAGCTGAAGAACCTCactgggagcctggggggctgcgaGGACAAGGGGGACGGGGACAAGTCGGCCGCCGAAGCGCAGGGCATGAGCCGAGAGGAGTATGAGGAGTATCAGAAGCAACTGGTGGAAGAGAA GATGGAGCGGGACGCGCAGTTCACGCAGAGGAAGGCAGAGCGGGCCACGCTGCGGAGCCACTTCCGAGACAAATACCGGCTGCCCAAG AACGAGACAGACGAGAGCCAAATCCAGATGGCAGGTGGAGATGTGGAGCTGCCCCGGGAGCTGGCCAAGATGATTGAGGAggacacagaggaggaggaggagagggcctCGGTCCTTGGGCAGCTGGCCAGCCTCCCTGGCTTGGACCTCGGCTCACTCAAGGACAAGGCCCAGAGCACACTGGGGGACCTCAAGCAATCAGCTGAGAGGTGCCACATCATGTGA